A part of Oncorhynchus gorbuscha isolate QuinsamMale2020 ecotype Even-year linkage group LG09, OgorEven_v1.0, whole genome shotgun sequence genomic DNA contains:
- the LOC124042708 gene encoding coiled-coil domain-containing protein 126-like gives MLGRNMSQKLSVLLIIMGLAWGLMLLLYTGQQQHHQSSGELHQQILELSRRYVKVLTEENQNAPGGPQGTSMAGYADLKRTIAVLLDDILTRLVKLEGKIELVANTSVTNSSHLAVGALASAPVALHKATKEDTPGNHHLETARIPPYTPSRPLPGV, from the exons ATGCTGGGGAGGAACATGTCCCAGAAGCTGAGCGTGCTGCTGATCATCATGGGGCTGGCGTGGGGGCTCATGTTGCTACTCTACACCGGGCAGCAGCAACACCACCAGAGCAGTGGCGAGCTGCATCAACAGATCCTGGAGCTGAGCCGGCGCTATGTCAAGGTGCTAACCGAGGAGAACCAGAACGCACCTGGAGGACCGCAGGGCACCTCCATGgctggttacg ctgaTCTGAAGAGGACCATAGCGGTGTTGTTGGATGACATCCTGACGCGCCTGGTCAAGTTGGAGGGGAAGATTGAGCTGGTGGCCAACACTTCAGTCACTAACTCCTCCCATCTTGCTGTGGGTGCCTTGGCCTCAGCTCCAGTTGCCTTACACAAAGCCACCAAGGAAGACACGCCAGGCAACCACCACCTGGAAACCGCTCGCATCCCTCCATACACACCCAGCAGACCTCTGCCAGGGGTATAG
- the LOC124043213 gene encoding transformer-2 protein homolog alpha-like isoform X1, producing MSDLEDGHFDGRDSRSPSKSDRGSPARVKSESRSGSPSPSRVAKHSESRSRSKSRSHSRRHSNRRYSRSRSPSNRKKSRSYSPEYRKKKSQSASPNRRHPSSRSHDFRKETFSQGAGGGEDARANPDPNQCLGVFGLSLYTTEKDLREVFGRYGPLAGVNVVYDQRTGRSRGFAFVYFERIADSKEAMERANGMELDGRRIRVDFSITKRAHTPTPGIYMGRPTHNGGGERNNGGGSSGGGGRRGRDSYDRYDDRRGGGYDRGYDRGYDRGYDRYDEYDKYSRRRSPSPYYSRYRSRSRSRSYSPPHWNRADRERCQAN from the exons ATGAGTGACCTAGAGGACGGACACTTTGATGGACGA GACTCTCGCTCCCCATCCAAATCGGACCGTGGCAGTCCTGCTCGGGTCAAGTCGGAGAGCAGATCCGGGTCGCCGAGCCCATCCCGGGTCGCCAAACACTCAGAGTCTCGGTCCCGCTctaagtccag GTCTCACTCTCGTAGGCACTCTAACCGCCGGTACAGCCGCTCTCGCTCCCCCTCCAACCGGAAGAAGTCCCGCTCCTACAGCCCGGAATACCGGAAGAAGAAGAGCCAGAGTGCATCGCCTAACCGCCGCCACCCCAGCAGCAGG AGCCATGACTTCAGAAAAGAGACATTCAGTCAAGGAGCGGGCGGTGGTGAGGATGCCAGG GCGAACCCTGACCCCAACCAGTGTCTGGGGGTGTTTGGACTGAGCTTGTACACCACGGAGAAGGACCTGAGGGAGGTATTTGGCCGTTACGGCCCTTTGGCTGGGGTTAATGTGGTCTATGACCAGCGTACCGGGCGCTCCCGTGGCTTCGCCTTCGTCTACTTCGAGAGGATCGCCGATTCCAAGGAG GCAATGGAGCGGGCCAACGGTATGGAGCTGGATGGGAGACGCATTAGAGTGGACTTCTCTATCACAAAGAGGGCCCACACCCCTACGCCTGGCATCTACATGGGCCGACCCACGCA TAATGGTGGTGGGGAGCGAAACAATGGCGGTGGCAGCAgcggtggtggagggaggagggggcgggACTCGTACGACCGATACGACGATCGACGCGGTGGCGGGTACGACCGTGGATATGATCGTGGATACGACCGGGGATATGACCGATATGACGAGTATGACAAGTACAG TCGCAGGCGCTCTCCCTCACCCTACTACAGTAGATACAGGTCACGCTCCAGGTCTCGCTCATACAGCCCAC CACATTGGAACAGAGCGGATCGGGAGCGTTGTCAAGCCAACTGA
- the LOC124043213 gene encoding transformer-2 protein homolog alpha-like isoform X2: protein MSDLEDGHFDGRDSRSPSKSDRGSPARVKSESRSGSPSPSRVAKHSESRSRSKSRSHSRRHSNRRYSRSRSPSNRKKSRSYSPEYRKKKSQSASPNRRHPSSRSHDFRKETFSQGAGGGEDARANPDPNQCLGVFGLSLYTTEKDLREVFGRYGPLAGVNVVYDQRTGRSRGFAFVYFERIADSKEAMERANGMELDGRRIRVDFSITKRAHTPTPGIYMGRPTHNGGGERNNGGGSSGGGGRRGRDSYDRYDDRRGGGYDRGYDRGYDRGYDRYDEYDKYSRRRSPSPYYSRYRSRSRSRSYSPRRY, encoded by the exons ATGAGTGACCTAGAGGACGGACACTTTGATGGACGA GACTCTCGCTCCCCATCCAAATCGGACCGTGGCAGTCCTGCTCGGGTCAAGTCGGAGAGCAGATCCGGGTCGCCGAGCCCATCCCGGGTCGCCAAACACTCAGAGTCTCGGTCCCGCTctaagtccag GTCTCACTCTCGTAGGCACTCTAACCGCCGGTACAGCCGCTCTCGCTCCCCCTCCAACCGGAAGAAGTCCCGCTCCTACAGCCCGGAATACCGGAAGAAGAAGAGCCAGAGTGCATCGCCTAACCGCCGCCACCCCAGCAGCAGG AGCCATGACTTCAGAAAAGAGACATTCAGTCAAGGAGCGGGCGGTGGTGAGGATGCCAGG GCGAACCCTGACCCCAACCAGTGTCTGGGGGTGTTTGGACTGAGCTTGTACACCACGGAGAAGGACCTGAGGGAGGTATTTGGCCGTTACGGCCCTTTGGCTGGGGTTAATGTGGTCTATGACCAGCGTACCGGGCGCTCCCGTGGCTTCGCCTTCGTCTACTTCGAGAGGATCGCCGATTCCAAGGAG GCAATGGAGCGGGCCAACGGTATGGAGCTGGATGGGAGACGCATTAGAGTGGACTTCTCTATCACAAAGAGGGCCCACACCCCTACGCCTGGCATCTACATGGGCCGACCCACGCA TAATGGTGGTGGGGAGCGAAACAATGGCGGTGGCAGCAgcggtggtggagggaggagggggcgggACTCGTACGACCGATACGACGATCGACGCGGTGGCGGGTACGACCGTGGATATGATCGTGGATACGACCGGGGATATGACCGATATGACGAGTATGACAAGTACAG TCGCAGGCGCTCTCCCTCACCCTACTACAGTAGATACAGGTCACGCTCCAGGTCTCGCTCATACAGCCCAC GACGATACTAA